The sequence below is a genomic window from Lolium perenne isolate Kyuss_39 chromosome 4, Kyuss_2.0, whole genome shotgun sequence.
CCAAACACCCCCAACCCGCACTCCTCTTGCTCATTGCGCGGGAGGGAAATTTCCCCTCCCAACCTCtcgcctccgcgccgccgcccgcctcccctcGACCTCAGCCGCCGCCGCGAGCTCCCCCGCCCCCGGATCCGCGCCTCCCCGCCACCCGCCTCCCTCCTCCGCGCCGCTGCCCGCATCTCGCACCTCCCCGAGCCGCGCCGCCGTCCGCCTCTCGCACCTCCCCGCCGCCCCGCCTCCCCGAGCCGCCCCGCCTCCCCGCCTCCCCGCCACCCACCGCCTACCCTCGACCCCTGCCGCCCGCGCCCCGCCTCCCCCTGCCCGCCCGCCGAGATGCCGACGCGCCCTGCCGCGCACGTCCACCGGCTACCACGGCGTGCGGCTCCGCCTCTCCGGCCGGTACGCCGCCGAGATCACGCGCGGCGGCGAGCAGTTTTGGCTGGGACCTTCGACACGGCCGAACTCGCCGCCCGCGCGTACGACGTCATGGTGTGGCGCTACGACGGCGGCGCCGGGCCGCGAAACTTCTTCGACATCGACAACCTCGCGGCGGCCGAGTTCGTGGCGCCGCCGTTCAGTGTCGTTACCCGCGCCGAGGAGCGTGCTGTCCGCCGGGAATACATGCGGATGTCCATCCGGAACCGCGATGAGGCGGAAATGGCCGCCTTCCGTGCGACGCATTCGCAACATGTCGCAGAGGAGCTCGACTTCTATGCGCAACTCGCGGTTAAGCGAGCTGCGGCGGCCGCCTCTCGACCGTCTTCATCCTCCGCGCCGCCTCCCACTATCATTGTTGACGatagctccgacgacgacgatccCGATTTGATCGATAAGCTGATCGCGGAGATGGAGGCGGAGGATGCCGCGGAGGATGCcgcaaagaaggccgcggaggatccCGATTGGTACGCCAAGATGATGGCGGAGATGGAGGCCGAGGATGCCACGGAGGAAGCCGCCAAGAAGGCCGCAGAGGATGGCGACAGCTCCGATTTCGATGAGGACTTCTGGGATAAACCCTAGATGGTGTCAGTGTCTACCTAGTAACTATCTACCTAGTGTCGATGTCAGAGTCTACCTAGTGTCAATGTCGATGTCAGTGTCTACCTAATGTCAATGTCGATGTCTACCTATGAACAATTGTGATATATGCCCTCAATCCTCACTTTTAAGGGTTTGAGGGTTCTAGTATTTGCTCCTGTTTTTCAACCCTTATAAGTGCTAAAAAAATGCCCATTCTCAACCCTTAAACTGGTTTGAGGGTTTGAGGGCTCTACTAGTGATGctcttagagcatgtctagtagATCCCCTAAACCCCTAAATCTGTAAAAATAACCGCTTTTTTACAGTTTTTGACGAAAAAATCGCAAAGACTAGAGCCCCTAAAACTGTAAAACTGTAAAAATTCCCTGTGTCGGACACAGGAATCCCTTCTTGGCCTGTAGAAACGAGGGTTGGGCAATCCAACCCGTCCCCGACCTGTAGTCGTCTCGGACACGCGTGGGAGGGAACATTCAGCTCGTTCCCCTCttcctccctcttcctcccccgatcccgccgccgccgccctccagccccgccgccgccccgcctccTCCGCCCCGCCTCCGCCGCGTCCCGGCCTCCTCCGCTCCGCCGCGTCCCGGCCTCCTCCGCTCGGCCctcctccgccgcttcgccgcccCGCCCTCCTCCCGCTCGGCCCCTCCTCCCGCTCGGCCTCCTCCCGCCCCGACCTCCTCCCGCTCGGCCCTCCtgccgcctcccgccgccgccacgtCCCGGCCTCCTCCGCCTGCCGCCGCGTCCCGGCCTCCTCCGCCTGCCCCGCCGCGCCCCGGCCTCCTCCGCATCGgctcctagccgccgccgccccggtcaaggttttttttttattttgtttcatttcttttgtttcattttgtaGCACTAATTGACGGTTGATTTTTTTGCAGATGGAGATGAACAACGACGTTGTCACGGACTCGATGTCGGATTCGTCGGATTGGTCGATATCCGACGATTCCGACATTGATGAGTTGTTGCAAGACGATGATGTAGAAGCTTTTCTTCAAGCACATCGTGAGATTGAAGATGCAGCCACTCATGGTCGTCTCCGTGATGATCTAGTCGAGTCTCCGTGATGATCTAGTCGAGCACCAGTTGCAGTTGGATGGGCAGCGCCGTGGCGCATGATTTACCTTTGTTCTATTTGATTCGAACAATTATTGTTGTATGGTCCAACATTGTTGTAACAATTTGAATGATTATTGTTTTATGTGCTCAAATGTACTATTTGGTGTTGTAATAATAACTAGAATGATTATTGTTTTATGTGAAATGTGATGATATTTGTGATATGTGAAATGATGATATGTGATGAAAACTGTGATATGGCATATGACAGTTTTAGAGGTTGGGGTTGAGCCAAAGACTAGAACCCACAAACTGCAATCTTTAGGGGTTTAGGGGTTCTACTCTTTACCCCTGTTTTTCAACCTGTAAAAGTGCACAAAAATGGCAATTTCCAACCTGTAAAACTGCTATAGAGGTTTGAGGGTTTAGGGGCTCTACTAGACATGCTCTTATACAGTACATTCTTGAATCCTGTAAACAGGGGTTCGCCCCATCTTCCCCGCATCGGCGGCTCCCTTAATCCTCCCCGACGCTCCTCATACGTCCACAATCGAAGTTGATTCTTGACGTCACCGCCATTGTATCCATCCTCCTCCTTAGGAGGAGCAGCAGCCTGcaccttgtatggttgctctaagGTGCGGTGACGGCGCCGCCGCATACATGCCGGCGCCTAGAATAACGGCACCTCAGAACGGAGATGGCCGCTTCGGCATCCTTACCGTGCGTGCCAGGATCATGGAGCTTCCCCTGAGGACAGTGGTAAGTATTTTCCCCAGATTACCATTGGTCAATTCCACAATTAATCTGACATGGCTCCTAAAATACGTTGTTCCACCGGTTCTCCTCCTCGGGCGAAGAGGCGCTGCTTCCAGAATAAGGGAGTACCTGAGGGATTGGAAGCGTTGAAGGTGGCCACCGCCGCCATGTTCCGCGGCCCATGCGCCTCAACCTTTCTGACATGCGCTCCCTCAACACAGTTTTTGACCTCGAAGACTACCAGATTGGTTGTTTGAAAAATTTGTAATTTCATCATTTGTACAACATTATAGGAAACACATTTTACTCGGCTTCCTTATTATGAATGTAAATTTCGCATGCACATTCTCAGATAATCAGTTTTATCAGGTATATGGTTAGCACACTTGTTTTTACATAATCAGGCATCTTTTCTCGCAGTTTAAATTGCAGTACGATTTCAGCTGCTCTACGTTAAAATACAGTCTAATAGTGATTAAAACAGCACTAATGCTGCATCAacatatttatttactggttaagACCTGCCTACAGGTGACACTCACATGCACGCCCTACTTTGACACATCCCTCTTTGTTACTTAGTCATTGTTGCCCTACTTTGATACATCCCTCGTTTTTACTTAGTCTTTGTTACTTACAAGCACTCATTAAAAAGACAACTCGACATGCTACAATCAGCTTTCATAAACGTTTGTACAGATTAGACAAAATACAAGTGCAACATTGGAGAGGATAACAATAACATGAATTTGTACAGAGTTCATAATACTACTCTTAAAGTGCAGGCATCATTCTTAAGTGACAAAGATTCGAACTTGCAGCAAGATAAACAGGAGGCACCAGGGGAGCATGTACTGCTACAGAGTTTATTTTTTGAACATAATAATAAGATAGCTTATACCAAGATTCACATCCATAATTGTTGATATGACTTGCAGCATATCATAGCTTGCTTTATATCCAGAAAGCTGGGATATCAGCAAAGGGCGGATATGCATCAGGAGGCAGCTCATAGCATCGAACCCGTCGTCGCTTGGCAATGCTCAGTTCTCCATTCTTATTGTACTTGAGAGTGAATGTCATTAGACGGAGCAGATGGCGACAATGTAGGTCCTCCTCCTTCACATCCACCTGGTAATCTGAAACGGACAAGCATTGCAGCAGACAATACTTGCTTCTACCTCCCATGTAGACAAGGGCAGCACCAAGGTGTTGCTCGGCTGGGTCCTCACAGAAAATCTTCTCTTTGCCGAGCCTCCACCTAGGGGGTAAGTCGCTGCCTGAAACACTATCACTCGACTCCCCATCATCAGAATAAGTGGGTTGGACCCTGCCGGTGTTGGGGGCGATGGGCACCCTGCCAGGTTGCAGGTTGGTGCTGCTGTCAACATCATCGATGGTCACCACAGCAGAGGAGCAGAGGTAGCCAAGGTGTTTCTTCGCCTCAGGAAACCCGACCCAGGCACCAAGCGCAGGGTCAAAGTGCACATGGCCTTTGAATGGCAGTGTCCAATTGCTGCGTTGCTTCCACACGCCATTGTCAGTATCAAGGGTGAAAGTAGCAGGGGAGCCTCCAGTCAGGGTGCTCACAAAGAGTATACGCCCATTAGGGTGGGCGGCATGGCAGGTGACGTCAAGGTGCTTGAAGGGAGCCTTCGCGAGCTTCTGCCATGACCATTCAAAGCCAGTGTTCTCTGGTGGGGGAGGATCAAGAAACTGGGTGGATCCAAAGTCCAAGGAGACAAGGCTGTAGCCGACAGGCATGTAGAGTGGCTTCCGGGGACACGCCTGGGGCAGGGGGCCAAGGCTAAGAGTCCTTGTGCGAACATCAAAGGCAGGGGCAGCGCGCTTAGGCAAATTGCACCCCGCAACTAGGATCTTGGTGCCACTGGCAGCGAAGAACTCGCCAGTTAAAGAATCATGAAAGCGTATGAGAACGCGTGGCAGGGGCAGCTCCAGCGCGTCGATCGTTCCTTCCTTATGGTGTTTGGCGTCGTCGTCCGAATCATAATCCGAGGACAGATCTACCTTTCGGATGGCGTGTCCCTTCCCGTCATTGATGACAAAGTAAAGGTTGCGACGGCGGCGCTTGTCCTTCCGTCCAACGCCCAGCCCATCGGAGCGGCGCTTTGACATCGATCCTTACGTTATTCCGCCTGCAATTCGAACCAGATCTAATTTAAAATCAGGCATCACCCAAATCTAAATCGGAATCAGAATCAGGGCAAAAACATTTACGCACCTCCAGTCAGAATTCGTAGATCAAAGAAGAACGAACATCAAATCAGGGTTACAGGCGCCGGCGGCGGGTTGGTAGGGAGAGGGGTAGTGGAGAAAGAGAGCATATGCTGCGAGAGGCCAGGTGTAGGCCAACGGATGCGGCTTATATGGAACAACACTGAAAACCCTAGGAGGTTAGTGGGCTCTAATGGGCTCCTTTTGTTGTAGCCTACAGACCAAGATGACGGAGTTAAAACAGAACGGGCCGGTTTGGTATGTTGGAGCCCCTTCGCTCGCATTTGGGTAGAAAAAACGGGTTGTTTGGTTGCCGGAAGTCCTCCGTCTTGTGCGGAAACTATAGCTGGGCATGTGTTGGGCCGGGCCTCGGGCCGGCCCGAGGTAGGCCCAACGTAAAAAATTCGGCCCAAGCCTGGCCTGGCCCGGCCAAAAACCCACCAAGCCCGTCGGGCCGTTGGCCGGGCCGTAGTGTTAAACTCAGTTTTTGGGCTACCCAGGGCTGGCCCGGCCCGGGTGTCGGGCCAACAATTCTCGGCCCAGGCCCGAGTTTTTCGGGCCGGGCCgctcgggccgggctgcccatggccaggtatGGCGGAAACCCTATTCTCCGACCAATGCGAGAAAGCGCTATCTGGCGCTCCGCACAGGGCGGAATAggttgggccaggcccattagcGGGCTAGTTAGTTTTCTTCCTTTTTGGGTCCGGTTTTCTTCTGTTTAGCTGGACTAGGAAAActgcccgcgcgttgcggcggattGATTTTTACTAAATATTATTTTACAGGAAGATAACTACCATCGAGAATATTTGAGATTATGTTTTTGTTAATTTCTAGGTGTGTAACACTGTCCATAAATCTCAGTCATCTAAATTGCATATTTGAGAATATATTTTTGCTAATTGTGAGTGTTTATCACTACTCATAAATATCAGTCATCTAAATTTCTTTTAGTTAGTTTTCAATCCAAAAGTTCTAGCCCATGGAGTAGAACATGGTCTATTTTTCAGTTCCGGCCGATACATTCTGTATTTTCACATCCAAAGTATTTCCACCATGAACCACTTCTCGTTTTGAATCAATTCACCTTTCATGTTTTTAAAAATCCATCTCCAGTGCCATCTATAGGAATTGAAGCTGATCATATTTTTTTTATGGTCACCGGGGGGGACAAAGTCCCCACCTGAATTTGTATATATTGCTTGGCCCCAAGGCCATAAAAGTTAGTACAGGGGGAGTTTTTTCAGATAAAGGAGGTTAGGGGGGAAAGAGGACATCAGACAGAGGTGATATTCTCCGTCAGGCAGCCAAGCCAAGCTGCCTCAGCGAGTTCTTGATCTCCAGGTAGTCTAGCTCGCCAGAAACGAGCCTCACTCCGACAGAGATGTAGCAGCAGCGGGAGGCAGGGTTGCTGCTCACGGAAGACGACGGCATTCCTATGTTTCCACAGGTTCCACAAGCACAGCAGGGTGAACGTCGAGGCAGAGTCCGGAGGCACCACAGGTTCCACAAGCTGATCATTTTGATTACAGTGACgcaacaaaaaaaaaaggaaagcagGGTTCTTCCAGTTCAGTTTGATTATATTGATACTAAATCATTCATAACAGGCAATAGGGATGTGTACAAAGTACAAACACTACCACTTACGGCATCACATGTACGTGTTGTCAGTCACATACGAGCAAGAAAGCAAGCAGAAGCATGTATCCATTTGTAGTGCTTAAGTGCAGCGTGCCTCTATTGTCATCGATCACCAGCTTAATTTCGCTGCATGTTCTGTGAAATTACCGCGAGATGGGGATGCGAACCCGGGTGGACTGGCTGCACACTCGCTAGCCTTGCCACTGAGTTAGGACTCAGTTCTAAAAAGCAACGAGCTGAGCGAGACACAACCAAAGCCGTGTAGCAAACGCAGATGAGCCGCGAGCGGCACCCAGGCGGCGACTCGGTCCTGATCGACACTTCGACAGGGTGGCCACTCCGGCGAGTCTATTCATCGATCCGAGATTTCCGTTGTCGGCGGAAAGCTCCGTTTCGAGTTTCTCGGCGAGCGAATTCTGGCAAGTTCGTGCCGTCGATTTGGTTGAAATCACGCTAGGAGGAGATGGACTATATGATTCATTTTCGTTGACACGGGGCGATCTCTACGGGAGAGACTCGAATCTGGAGGAAATCATGTTCCTACCGGACTAGTTCTTGTTAGGTTAGATTAGAAAGTACCGATGGAGCAAGCCGAGCAGCTGGAGCACGGGCTAAGGCCCAATACGTAGCTGGCCCAGTCTGAAGTCGAGAAAACAACATGACGTAACCAATAGTGTCCTAGGAAAGGAGCGAACCATTTTTTACATAACCGGTGACATCTTATGTAATTCTAACGAAAAACATGGAGAAATAAAAATATCAAGCACTCTACCGAATCATCTGTATTGACACTCTTCCCCATCATCAATGGTAGTCCGAATTCTTCACAACAAAAAAAAATATTCATGACTCGTACAATATGTACAGGTCCCGAACCGGTGTAAGGATGGCGGCCACCATGATTACAAGTCTTTAGTCATCCAGAAAACAAAATAATTGCACTAAAATATCTCCAAGAAGATTGGAGAACTGGCAACAACAAGCATAGACTAAACCAGATCTCTCAACAACTTTTGGGACAATAGAACCTGACAATGGTTAACCTCCAAAGTAGAAGGTCCGTGGTGGCGTCGCATGTGGTCATGGCGCTGGTGTGTGGCTACTGGAAGAACCTGATGCGGGCGTACTACTGTTCCAGGAGGCGGACGGGGTACTCACTCCCTTGGCTGGCATGGCCGACACCGTTCAGGCCCGAACACAACGATCGACCTCTAGGTGCTCAGCTAAAAGTTGCACATCTTTCGATCACCCAGCCACGATAATCTATCTCTGGTCCAGAACATGGACTCTGGAATCCGGTACAGCTTAGAGCCGGCACTATGAGGACGCAGAACGGGGCGCATAGCAGATGGTGGCAGACTGGCAGCCCGATGTCACCGTCGGGTCCGGGTCCAATTCCTGCTCGTCCTGGCGAGCTGGTGGCGGTGTGGCCTCCTGGAGCAACAGCCATACGTCGTCCTCGTCTGGCATCAAATCCCTCCTCGATATGATGTAGCACTCCTTGTCGTCGGCCATGGGGAGCCGCCACAGGCCAGGTATATGAGGATAGTATCGTTCGTTTTCGAGCCGGAATCTACTGACCCTCGCCTAATGCTGCAGCCCATATACGTTTGGCCAGGACTCCCAGTAGCAATAAGCACGTCTCACCTGGACACAAAATCTAGTTGGACACGTAATGGTCGTGGAGAGGAGGCCAGGAGGTCTGCAGGCGGTTGGCGCGGGAGTCTAGTATGGCAGTCCATCCTCGTACACATCGTTTAGGAGGCAGAACACGGAATAAGAGCTCGCCAATGTTGTTCCCTTCTAGCGCCTCCTCCGTCGCTTGCTGAACGGCACAAGTTGAGAGGTTGGGGGCAGACCAACAAAATAGGGGAAGCAGAACAGCACCGGAGATTCATGGCGCTGGAGGGACGGCAGATTATTCCGGGCTGGTGACGTCGGCGAGCGTGCAGCATGCAGAGGCCTCTAGCTAGAACAAGTCAACCAGACCCCCTTGCCGTTACAGTCCACTCCAGCCATGGCGTGTAGAGTTCACGTGCACGGGATATGGGACGCCCGGTCGGTAGAAGTTCTGAACGGGGCGTGCCGGAACATTCTGACGGCAAAGCGGAAACGGGGGCGTGCTTGGCGTATCCGTCGAACCGCTGCTCCTGTGCTGAACTCCAAGCTGCTACTGGGACGTCTCATTATGTTCCCAGTAGCAATAAGCACGTCTCATTCTGGCGTGTCCGTCGATCCGCTGCCCCATCAGTTTCCTGAAATGTAAACATTTTTTAATACAAACTTTTGTAAAACATGAACTTTTtcaaattttgattttttttcacatctgaacatttttcagattcgaacaattttcatattcgaactttttgaatttgaatttttaaaaTTGAACATTTCTGaaattgaacatttttaaatttgatTTTTTAATAATCTTTAATCTAAACATTTTCAAGTTCGAACAATTTTCATATTGAACTTTTTTgaaattcaacaattattaaattTAAACATTTCTAAAATCTAAACCAAAGAAGAAAAGAAACGAATGAAGCTTTACGTGATGACAGGGTTACGAGTACGTGTATGAACATGGGCCGAGCCCATCTTAGATCGGAACCTGATTTCTTAAGCGGAAGTGAACGCAAACATTGCTTCAAGCGTTGTATAGGGGCTCCCCGTCTTGTGCCCCAGCCGGTTCACAAAGCACCCTAGGACATCTCAGCAAATCGGTCGTTACTATCGGCCAGGCTCCTCCGCTTGATCGATACAAC
It includes:
- the LOC127292751 gene encoding uncharacterized protein — its product is MSKRRSDGLGVGRKDKRRRRNLYFVINDGKGHAIRKVDLSSDYDSDDDAKHHKEGTIDALELPLPRVLIRFHDSLTGEFFAASGTKILVAGCNLPKRAAPAFDVRTRTLSLGPLPQACPRKPLYMPVGYSLVSLDFGSTQFLDPPPPENTGFEWSWQKLAKAPFKHLDVTCHAAHPNGRILFVSTLTGGSPATFTLDTDNGVWKQRSNWTLPFKGHVHFDPALGAWVGFPEAKKHLGYLCSSAVVTIDDVDSSTNLQPGRVPIAPNTGRVQPTYSDDGESSDSVSGSDLPPRWRLGKEKIFCEDPAEQHLGAALVYMGGRSKYCLLQCLSVSDYQVDVKEEDLHCRHLLRLMTFTLKYNKNGELSIAKRRRVRCYELPPDAYPPFADIPAFWI